aaatttaaataaaaatgtgtcTTACTAGTTCATTATGTCTGTCTTGTCTAAGTCTCGTCACGAAATAAGGATTGTTGGGACGCTTAATAATCCCGTATTTGAAAATAGTCTCCTCACTCTCGAACTTAGGAATTTCAAAAGAAGATGATTGTTTTACTTTCACCATCGGGCCAACATTAGACTCCACAATTGCTTTTcctttttctaataaaattagaaaacatattaatctttgattttttttcttattagaaatgatatatatatatttgagtggaaattgagaattttatattaattagtaatgtaataataataatacttactAGAATGGGTAATTGGACCTTGTTTCTCCTTTTTAGTGATGCTTAAACTTGTCTTCCTGAGCTTCTTCAACCTTTCCTTTTCCTCCTCCATGTCATATTGCTCTATATCTTGCACTTCCCCAATCTCATCATCACCCTCTTCTTCTACAACATTATCATCATACTCATAATCACCATCATCAATGTTCTCGTCAGCTTCATAGTCTTCGTTATCGTTCTTGTCCTTGTCCTTATCATCGTCATCGTCCTCATTGTCATCTTCATCTTGGTCTTCCTCAACATTTTCCGAGTCATTCATGGTTGATTGAGGTTGAACAAAATTTTGTCCACACTTTGAATGCTCAAAATGCataaaatcaaaacataaatCTCCATCGTAATCAAAAACCAGGACATGACCATCTTCAAGCGATATGTCCGACACAAATTTTGACCATCCATTCATAAAAAAGAAATCTTGTCCCTTCTTTTCTATGTGCACCGTCCAACATCTTCCCCGACTATTTTTCAAGGTAGGTTTCCTTGGTACAAATCCTTCGAGTTCTTCAACAAATTTTTGGGGAAGTTGCTATAAAGAAATATAAGTTTTGAATAAATCCCATATGagaattaaatgaaaaatcacaaacaaagtcattttagtcatttaattcaaataacccccAAACAGTTAACTTATTTATCtctattattcaaataatcatatcatttaaaaaaacctACCTCAAACATACTCCAAGACTTACACAAAATGTTATTATTCACAAGGACATAATAGTCTTAGCAGTTAATTATGAATTTCAAGATACACAATTCTATACTTTTACAATAATCTagattgatatataaaaaaaattgaattcaagAAATTATAGCAAacaagtgataaaaaaaaaatgcaaataaatatatatatatatatatatccgtGCTCGCAaactttatattaaaaagaaagacGAGAAAAACTTTATACTTACTAGAGATTTTGAACTTGTAGATTCCTTGTACACCTTGAAGAAGCTAGAAAACCTCATTGTGTGTTCGACTTCTTCTTAACTGTTCGTTTCTGTTCTTGATCTCAATCTAATAAATTGTGCAAGAATTTTGAGAGAAAAACTGTATATATTAAATGTCAAAATTACTTAATTACTTTTCCCATTGGATAGAACCTTATTAATTACTAGGCTATCTTATCATTTCAAATTATGGGATATACTCTATTACTTTATTAAAGTCATAATAAATGATTATTCACAAAatccagaaaaaaaaaattcgtaGACAAAAAGATGATTAAATGGGCTCTCATTATGTTATGAATAGGTGCGTAGGGCCGGCCCTTAATAATCTCAACGAGCCCATGAACTAGGGCAGCAGACCAACCTCTCGgcccaaaatattattaaagctGCGCCCAATACTCAACCCCACCaaattctacttttttttttttttttattatttagctTCACCCAACCCAATAGTCATGCCCGTCACTAATGAGTAGGTTTCATTTTACTGGTCTCTCACGCGCAGGAATCTAAccgggctagttttatagtttgctATCACTAATGCCTTTTAGCGATggaaaataaccaataacgacggtaatttGCCGtagttattgataaaatacattCAGGCTGTTTAAGGCCACCCGGGCTGGCttgtacttggctccgcccctgctcACGCGGTATCTGACATGACCTTCCTCGTCTCGCTTTGACATTTCTAAAAAACTCAATTGTACGTATTAATTAGTCGGTAAGACAACTTGTTGGTACCAAAAACTAATGGTCCAGTATGACCTTGTCCCTGGATTGcttatgtttttcatatttcttgTCTTGCGGCTCTGTTTGATCTCGCAGAAGTGGAATAGCAGTCTTACCACAAATGTGCAATTCCATCTCCCACTTCTGGAATTGCACATGCATTGATGTGCAGTAGGGATGGATCCAGAATTTTAAATTGGgtggatttgaaaaaaaaattaagagtgtggttgaaaaaaaaatttaagatgagcttaaaataataataaattttttttgaaaagaattaaatatatgaaagtaaagttttactatttttttaataattagataaaaaaaacaatgaattacattaaaattttttaagaaattaaaggtaatgttatatttttactgtaaaaaaaaattattattttttttcggAGTGGACTTCAACCCACCCGAGCTCCTAAGTAGATTCGTCCTTGGTGTGCAGAATGAAGAACAAAGCCAGGCTCAAGCGAGAAATGAGGCTTTTATTACCCATTCGTTAGATGATCGTGGCTACCTTTGTTCTACACATGCTCAAATGTATAAGTTATTCACATGTTGTTCATGTCCATTCACGAAGAATAATAATTCCTTGTAAAAAACCAATATTTTGCCTCAGATCTAATTTAACTGCATCGGAAAAATGTCCCCGCTTTCTTTCATCATCATTTCAGTCGTATAATATGGTTTTATTGAAAGTAACGACATTTCAGCATCGGGGTGATTCGTCTGAAAGGAACTTTCCTTTTGCGGAGATAACAATTTATACTAGTGGCAAGTACTTAAAGGCAAAATGTTTAGGAGTGATGGTAACTTTTTTTGTCGGTCTGTTTTCTTttggaaaaaaagaaagaagtataagatgatgatgataattaACATGAGTAAGCTTGTTTTATATTATCTTCTCTCCCAATTAGCATTTATTGCCTCCTCTTAGTGTATATCTATACTGCCTTCATTTCATTGTAGCATCGAAATATCCCTTTTCACGACAGGGTTTTGATATCACATAATTTTCATCTCCTCTCAGTTAACCACCAGAAACTTTAGGCATGGAAATCGGAAACAACCGAAAACACATCTTCATACTTTCCGGCCAAAGCAACATGGCTGGTAGAGGCGGCGTCACCAAGACCAAACAATGGGACCAGATCGTTCCATCAGAGTGCAACCCAGATCCAACCCGCATCCACCGCCTCAACGCAAACCTCGAATGGGAACCCGCCCACGAGCCTCTCCACGCCGACATCGACACAAACAAAACCTGCGGTATCGGCCCCGGAATGTCTTTCGCCAACGCAATCAAAGAGACAGCAGACCAGATCGGACTCGTTCCTTGCGCCGTCGGAGGTACAGCCATCAAGGAGTGGAATCGGGGATCAGATCTGTACGAGAACATGATAAAGAGGGCGAAAATCGCCTCATCTAAAGACGGCGGCGAGATCAAGGCGGTTTTATGGTATCAGGGAGAGAGCGATACGATGGCGCTTGAGGATGCAGAAAGTTATAAATCGAAGATGGAGGATCTGATCAGGAATGTTCGAGAAGATCTCGATTCGCCGTTGTTGCCGGTAATTCAGGTGGCTATTGTTTCCGGCGGCGATGAGAAGTATTTAGAGAAAGTAAGGGAGGCGCAGAAGAGTATCGATCTGCCGGAAGTTGGATGCGTCGACGCCGCCGGGTTGCCGTTAAAAGAAGACAATCTACATCTCACCACCGAGGCCCAAGTTAAATTGGGTCTGATGTTAGCCCACACTTACattcttaatttcaaaagcCCAAACTCTTTCATCCCTAAACGCTAAACCAACCTCTTTAGCCTCCTTACATTGCAAATTATATccaacctattttttttttttagttctcTCTTTTGTACTGGATTTTCCATTAATAAATTGTGTTATGTTTTTGGAATTAACTTTGGAAATTGTGTttcatattcaaataatattatgtttatatatataaattaaaaataaaagaaagataatatatatatatatatatattatataactaataaagacaattttatttacatttttttaattctagatgttttagttaaaaaaaatatgataaaatattgaatatataaataaataaatatgtaacattatataactattaaatattaaaaaataattaggagagaaatatttttaattagaataatatatatatatatatatattagaaaaaaatgaaaaaataaattataataagatagaaaataaaaaatatattggttataaaatttaacttacaaaagtatatatacatatacacataaattatttcgcggttaaattatttaagtttcaAATTAAAGACTATGTTTGAATtcttttaaaagttattatatgaGGTGGGTGTGAATTTAATTGGAATGATAACATATAATATTGGTAGATGAAGTTGAAGATTATTGGCTAGTAAATAACATTGGTGAAAATAACTTATGGGAATTGTTAACTTTTGTATAGGCCTAAAATCATATTAAAGGttgaaattgtaaaattatttttattaattttttatatatttaattaattaggctaactTTTAAaggaatttaaaattttatttattattataagaaaaacaaAGTGAGACactaaaaacaataattaatgttatttttgttaaaaaaaaaataataactatgtatattaattaaaaatactgaaataaaaaaataaaaaaaaaattcttaaaaaaaataataaaaatatttaaaataaaaacaaaattttatttaaataaatatgttaagttgtaaattattaagaaatatatttaagacttatttattattatataaaaaaatataataaataaaaaaattaagaaaaaaaaaaacactgtGTCTTTgaaactataattttttattgagttCGGAACTGGGATAATAATTTGATGTCCCACATTAAAACGCAAGATTTTTATGTCACTTACATCACCATTTTCTCTCGCTCCTCTATTGACTGCCTCATCATTTTCTGGCAAATTTACAGTGTTTGGAGATGCAATAGAAATTGTTATGGCCTCAATCCTTTGAGAAATTCCAACATAAAAAtcttgataaaattttaatgtggGATACCAAATTACTGTCCCAGTCTGGGATAGCAGatcgtttttcatattttttataattatttatttatatatataatttttttatatttatctaattatctattataataaattaaattattttaaacaaattaataatattaattttttatttttatttttgatatatatcaatttttactaaatttagttataaatatttaaattattataaatataaaatataaaaaaatttaaatgaattaattagttaaatttttaatatttttatttttttttcaaataagtatataataataaataatattataccaagtaaaactttatataatttcattagtaatttgatcaaatattcaatatttaaaaatttacttTTGTCAAAATTACTTTTAGTTTTATCTACtgtcaatttatataattggtAGAGacgaaaataaaaatatgtgttgtggtgggcttgaaaataatttgaggtagacttaaaataataactttttttttaaaataaaaaagtggataaaattaaattgtcatatttttttaataattatataaaaagatatgaattaagtttaatttttttttttaaaattaagagttaaatcacatttctataatatattttttttttaaatttttatcggtgtaattattctttttattatattaagaaaagataaaaataaaaataaccaaaatccAAAACTGAGTGTTATCACAAGAATTCAGAtcataagttaaaataattaaaattaaatattaaccaagaaaataaataaattaataagaaataagATGAAGGATCAAAATAAAcccttaattttattatgtatagAATTTCAATGCAAACATCAActattcttttattataatgtaatattttcataaaaaataatcaccaaTTATATAGTTTACTAAAGTTAGTATTGTTTCTACTTACATAGAAACCATCCGCTTTAACTACCCAATTGCAATTGTAAACCTCAACATCAACCTTACAATagtttttacttattttgatatcaaatatatttttagtgatAACTTTTGATTGCCAATGAAAATAACAATAGAATAGAGTTGTCTCCCAAAAATTAACATGGAATGCCCACATGAAATCTTGCCCTTGATTTAAAGTTTTCATGCCTATGTCGTCGTCCCCTGACTTACATCTCACTTGCAACGGTCCTCTGACGTCACTTTTTATATGGACCTCACTCTTTGGTGGTCTTGCGCTGGCACTGACAAAGGAGGCAAAGAAGTTGAAGATGATAAGggtggaaaaaaataaatataaactaaatcgAAATGTTGAATTAGTTTCCATAAcgtttaaaatgtaaaaaaaattaacttgtaTAAGAATTGAATAGAGATGGCAAGATTCTCTTATGATGGTTCATATAAATACTGGtcctattatattattataatgggttgtttttattttttattttttttaatatgtttttacatATATTACAAATGATTGTGGTAATAagtaaaaaagttaaataaaaaagtacTCCTTATTTATTGAAAGACTTTGATTGAATTTGAGAggataataactaataataattactggtcgtattatattattatattattatagtgggttgtttttatttattttttaatattattttacatatattataaaggATTGTGGTAATAAGTTTAGATacataaaattcaataaaaagattaaatataaaaggatTGTGGTAATAAGTTTagatatataaaattcaataaaaagattaaataaaaaagtgcTCCTTATTTATTGAAAGACTTTGATTGAATTTGAGAggataataactaataataattactggtcgtattatattattatagtgggttgtttttatttattttttaatattcttttacatatattataaaggATTGTGGTAATAagtttaaatacataaaattcaataaaaagattaaatataaaaggatTGTGGTAATAAGTTTagatatataaaattcaataaaaagattaaatataaaagtgcTCCTTATTTATTGAAAGACTTTGATTGAATTTGAGAggataataactaataataattactggtcgtattatattattatattattatagtgggttgtttttatttattttttaatattattttacatatattataaaagattGTGGTAACAAGTTTAGATacataaaattcaataaaaagattaaatataaaaggatTGTGGTAATAAGTTTagatatataaaattcaataaaaagattaaatataaaagtgcTCCTTATTTATTGAAAGATTTTGATTGAATTTGACAGGATAATAGCTAATAATTGAGTATGGGAATAAGAGAGATTTAAgctttaaatagttattttgttattgtttaatgatatttttttgttgattaaattaattattaatttaaattattgatccataattaaatcaaaaaataatttttttaataaaatgttattttaagggattttttttttttaattttcaaaaatataaattaactttattttttaaaataaaaggttaattttgtataaaagtTGATTTGTGTAAAGATcaacttttatataaaataatctttacaattaaaaataaataaatcaaagttaattatttaataataaataatttaattacatcagactttattaacaattaatgaaaagttgaatttttttaactgaaagttattttttttataaaagtaaaaataaaaaagatatgaaaagttgattttttttttataaaacttatttttttaattgtaaaagGATTTAAATATAGTTAATCAATAGAGATTTGATATATTGATTAAAacatctataaaaaaatatgaatggtGTGAAAAGTAAGATATGAGCTGTTTGAGATTAAATTATctaattagataataaatttatttgaaaattattttcttgacTATTTAAATAACCCTAATACAAACAAActttcactaaaaaaaatagttagttcaagaattttaacaaacaaatgaattttaaaaacaattcattagaaattaaagagaaaaacaCTTATCTATCaaatagaaaacaaaacaaatggcACCCAAAAATTGATAATTGCATAGTAACTTACtctaataatttaacatatattgtgtttaaacataatttattttctactttttatgtgatgtttaaaattataattttagcattttttctctcaatcaatctttcaaaatatttattttttttttcactttttattatatttttttatttatataattattaaattaatttatataaaattattattattattaatataataaaatataaatttaaacatatatcttttcttcttcttttgttttatatacaaggcacatatttaattaaacataaatattatttgtatttattatttaaaataatataatattattttttaaataattaattataatttttagatacaaaatttaaaatgtattaaaaaaaaatcataaatatataaatgtgttTAGAAACAGTCCTACgcacaatataaatatatcaacCCCAAATAAGGaaattaataatagtatatatatattaagtattacAATGATTAGGAAtgattaaagattaaaatttgaaattattataaggaataaatcaaataatagataaaaattagacaataagaatataatatacttaaaaaaataaaaataatatatcatataatttattttacgataaattatttttaatatttaaattattttaataaaaattcaaattatttaaaataaaaaaatttataaatatataattacacattgagttatatattatcaataatttataaccCGATGTAAACCTTTAAGTTTAAGTGGTAGCTGGGGTGTCAATATCAGTTCTcctttattcaaaaataaaataaaattataattcattaaattaattgataaaattataattcactaaattaattgaaagttgaacattttataatgattttttttatataatgaaattctaatttaataaaataaacaaactcATTAACTAAGTAGTTAATTaacaaactttttttaaaacatattttaggaTTAGGGTCGTGGATGAATTTGTTGTAAAAGTGTACTTGTGTGGATTAACTAAGATGCGCTTAAGATAGTCCTAACATGAGTAATGATAACAAT
This is a stretch of genomic DNA from Impatiens glandulifera chromosome 4, dImpGla2.1, whole genome shotgun sequence. It encodes these proteins:
- the LOC124934394 gene encoding probable carbohydrate esterase At4g34215; the protein is MEIGNNRKHIFILSGQSNMAGRGGVTKTKQWDQIVPSECNPDPTRIHRLNANLEWEPAHEPLHADIDTNKTCGIGPGMSFANAIKETADQIGLVPCAVGGTAIKEWNRGSDLYENMIKRAKIASSKDGGEIKAVLWYQGESDTMALEDAESYKSKMEDLIRNVREDLDSPLLPVIQVAIVSGGDEKYLEKVREAQKSIDLPEVGCVDAAGLPLKEDNLHLTTEAQVKLGLMLAHTYILNFKSPNSFIPKR
- the LOC124935519 gene encoding B3 domain-containing protein At5g60140-like, whose protein sequence is MHVQFQKWEMELHICGKTAIPLLRDQTEPQDKKYEKHKQSRDKQLPQKFVEELEGFVPRKPTLKNSRGRCWTVHIEKKGQDFFFMNGWSKFVSDISLEDGHVLVFDYDGDLCFDFMHFEHSKCGQNFVQPQSTMNDSENVEEDQDEDDNEDDDDDKDKDKNDNEDYEADENIDDGDYEYDDNVVEEEGDDEIGEVQDIEQYDMEEEKERLKKLRKTSLSITKKEKQGPITHSKKGKAIVESNVGPMVKVKQSSSFEIPKFESEETIFKYGIIKRPNNPYFVTRLRQDRHNELHLPAHIMKDNNIKLSSSVMLVDQEGRQIYTKVVTWKDGRTVLTKGWKLFVKINKLVEEDRCICEFVVNHQAEPSTIYLKMTALRAGSWLPK